One Desulfobulbus propionicus DSM 2032 DNA segment encodes these proteins:
- a CDS encoding PAS domain S-box protein gives MLFKNRNSLASRLTFQVIVLSSLVTVLSTALQLYLDYRQDVRSIYLFFDSIKETSLRPLEESVWILDDLQVNLQLEGLIKRQDIVYAAVEMDQRITWSKGMPVRQDNITQSFPLVHPVRNGFEEIGTLHVMASLEAIYHRLLRRITILLASNAVKTFLVAGFILLLFKKNITDHLERMADHVQQIDIQQQEPQPLRLNRTNPRTSDELDLVSEALNGLCQGGYQAYRDLRIQEQRLRLLFDATEEAIFGVDPQGRCTFINRVANDILSSTKGQSLLGRDLLAMLASHDQPPSSSLLGRQVQTTIEERRVLFTDELPLVLSDGLIMLISLRSYPVVEQQRCTGAVVFFADISRQQKLEQEKQLFTRIIRQAPALILVVNADGVIEYVNSIFEQIFGFEAQTLAGTLAQDSFKSLDITPQMGRVRNKIANGETWVGTFTGKTMDGRKIVLDATVFPIFDRRGQLTNIVAMGRDITREQQLTEQLHHIQKMEAIGKLAASIAHEFGNPLLGIRFALRDVQQRAQLEQDDAHLLQLAESECDRMRKLIRDLQQFNRPSSGRKVEFDPHRILEEIMALHHNLLTKKKITVIRDYEPRPIRLHAVEDQMRQVLINLILNATDAMETAGGTLTLRTRLAGGEVVICVEDSGGGIAEEHLQRIFEPFFTTKAAVEGTGLGLAVSYGIVRGHGGDITVQSRPGQTVFTVTLPARAMPAATGVAPLVGATSAARVETSMR, from the coding sequence TTGCTGTTTAAAAACCGCAACAGTCTTGCCAGTCGGCTCACCTTTCAGGTCATTGTCCTCAGTTCCCTGGTGACCGTGTTGTCCACCGCCCTCCAGCTGTACCTCGACTACCGCCAGGACGTTCGCAGCATCTATCTTTTTTTCGACTCGATCAAGGAAACCAGCCTGCGCCCCCTGGAGGAGAGCGTCTGGATTCTTGATGATCTGCAGGTCAATCTCCAGCTCGAGGGCCTGATCAAGCGTCAGGATATCGTATATGCGGCGGTGGAGATGGACCAACGGATCACCTGGTCCAAGGGCATGCCGGTGCGCCAGGACAACATCACCCAATCCTTTCCCCTTGTCCATCCGGTACGCAACGGCTTTGAAGAGATCGGCACGCTCCACGTGATGGCCTCGCTGGAAGCAATTTATCATCGGCTGCTGCGCCGGATCACTATCTTGCTGGCCAGTAACGCGGTCAAAACCTTTCTCGTGGCAGGATTCATCCTTCTGTTGTTCAAGAAAAACATCACCGACCATCTGGAACGGATGGCCGACCATGTCCAGCAGATCGACATCCAGCAGCAGGAGCCGCAGCCGCTGCGGCTCAACCGCACCAATCCTCGCACCTCAGATGAACTGGACCTGGTCAGCGAGGCCCTCAACGGGTTGTGCCAGGGTGGCTATCAGGCCTATCGGGACCTCCGTATTCAGGAACAGCGCCTTCGCCTGCTGTTCGATGCCACCGAGGAAGCGATTTTCGGGGTCGATCCCCAGGGGCGGTGTACCTTTATCAACCGGGTGGCCAACGACATTCTTTCCAGTACCAAGGGGCAATCGCTGTTGGGACGGGATCTTCTGGCCATGCTGGCCAGCCACGATCAACCCCCGTCCTCCAGTCTGCTGGGCAGGCAGGTGCAAACAACCATCGAAGAACGCCGGGTGCTGTTCACCGATGAACTGCCGCTGGTTCTTTCCGACGGCTTGATCATGCTGATATCGCTCCGTTCCTATCCGGTGGTCGAGCAGCAACGGTGCACCGGCGCGGTGGTCTTTTTTGCCGACATCAGCCGGCAGCAGAAGCTGGAACAGGAAAAACAACTATTTACCCGAATCATTCGCCAGGCCCCGGCCCTGATCCTGGTGGTCAATGCCGACGGGGTCATTGAATACGTCAATTCCATCTTTGAGCAGATCTTCGGTTTTGAGGCGCAGACCCTGGCAGGCACCCTGGCCCAGGACAGCTTCAAATCACTGGACATAACACCGCAGATGGGACGGGTGCGCAACAAGATCGCCAATGGCGAGACCTGGGTCGGAACCTTCACCGGCAAGACCATGGATGGGCGGAAGATCGTTCTTGACGCCACGGTCTTTCCCATTTTCGACCGCCGCGGACAGCTGACCAACATCGTGGCCATGGGCCGCGACATCACCCGAGAGCAGCAGCTCACCGAGCAGTTGCACCACATCCAGAAAATGGAGGCCATCGGCAAACTTGCCGCTTCCATTGCCCATGAATTCGGCAATCCGCTGCTGGGAATCCGCTTTGCCCTGCGCGATGTGCAGCAACGGGCCCAACTGGAACAAGACGATGCCCATCTCCTCCAGTTGGCGGAAAGCGAATGCGATCGCATGCGCAAATTGATCCGTGATTTGCAGCAATTCAACCGCCCCTCCAGCGGGCGGAAAGTCGAATTTGATCCCCATCGGATTCTCGAGGAGATCATGGCTCTGCACCACAATCTCCTGACCAAGAAAAAAATCACCGTGATACGGGACTACGAACCGCGGCCCATCCGGCTGCATGCAGTGGAAGATCAGATGCGTCAAGTGTTGATCAATCTGATCCTCAATGCCACCGACGCCATGGAAACGGCGGGCGGCACCCTGACCCTGCGGACGCGGCTGGCCGGTGGAGAGGTGGTGATTTGCGTCGAGGACAGCGGAGGCGGCATTGCCGAAGAGCATTTGCAGCGGATTTTCGAACCCTTTTTCACCACCAAGGCGGCGGTGGAGGGCACTGGACTGGGCCTGGCGGTTTCCTACGGCATTGTCCGCGGCCACGGCGGCGACATAACGGTTCAGTCCCGGCCGGGGCAAACGGTGTTCACCGTCACCCTGCCCGCCAGGGCAATGCCGGCGGCCACGGGTGTGGCCCCACTGGTCGGGGCGACTTCAGCCGCGCGGGTGGAAACGTCGATGCGTTGA
- the xerD gene encoding site-specific tyrosine recombinase XerD: MLPLTPTPANDYNQHLQLFLQHLTLQRRLARNTVAAYQADLEFFFRFFSDADAILIERIDKEHVQQFFQYCHQRRIGARSNARRLAALRAFFRFLQDRGVLAGNPLAEIDAPKIGRSLPKVLTIAEVDALLRPPSPPTPLAIRNHAMLHLLYASGLRVSELVNLPVNGCNLHTGHLRILGKGNKERIVPFSAVAGTILRDYIERVRPLLLKGKGSPLLFCSNRGEAMTRHRFWQIVREIALIAGIRKAISPHVLRHSFATHLVAGGADLRSVQMMLGHSDIATTQIYTHVDADRLKSTHRRFHPRG; encoded by the coding sequence TTGCTGCCGCTCACCCCCACGCCAGCCAATGACTACAACCAGCACCTGCAGCTGTTCCTGCAGCACCTGACCCTGCAGCGACGGCTTGCCAGGAACACCGTGGCCGCGTATCAGGCCGATCTTGAATTTTTTTTCCGTTTTTTCTCCGACGCCGACGCCATCCTGATCGAGAGGATTGACAAGGAGCATGTGCAGCAGTTTTTTCAGTACTGCCACCAGCGGCGGATCGGTGCCCGTTCCAATGCCCGCCGCTTGGCCGCCCTGCGTGCCTTTTTTCGTTTTCTTCAGGACCGGGGAGTGCTTGCCGGCAATCCCCTCGCCGAAATCGATGCGCCGAAAATCGGCCGCAGCCTGCCCAAGGTGCTGACCATTGCCGAGGTTGACGCCCTGCTCCGCCCCCCCTCGCCCCCGACCCCCCTGGCGATACGCAACCATGCCATGCTCCATTTGCTCTACGCTTCCGGGCTGCGTGTCTCTGAACTGGTCAACCTGCCGGTGAACGGCTGTAACCTGCACACCGGTCATCTGCGCATCCTCGGCAAGGGCAACAAGGAGCGTATCGTCCCCTTTTCAGCCGTAGCCGGAACAATTCTCCGCGACTATATCGAACGGGTCCGGCCGTTGCTGCTGAAGGGGAAGGGCAGCCCGCTGCTCTTCTGCTCCAACCGGGGGGAAGCCATGACCCGTCACCGCTTCTGGCAGATCGTCCGCGAGATCGCCCTGATTGCCGGCATCCGCAAGGCGATCAGCCCGCACGTGCTGCGCCACTCCTTTGCCACCCATCTAGTGGCCGGTGGCGCTGACCTCCGTTCGGTACAGATGATGCTCGGCCACAGCGACATTGCCACCACCCAAATCTATACCCATGTCGATGCCGACCGGCTCAAGTCAACGCATCGACGTTTCCACCCGCGCGGCTGA
- the rpsU gene encoding 30S ribosomal protein S21: MEVDVRGDLEYAIRQLKKKLQIDGIKRELKRREYYEKPSVKKRRKAAEALRKLRKFNRMRSRV; this comes from the coding sequence ATCGAAGTAGATGTCAGAGGTGACCTTGAATACGCGATCAGGCAGCTGAAGAAGAAACTGCAGATCGACGGTATCAAACGAGAGCTGAAACGGCGTGAATACTACGAAAAACCCAGCGTTAAAAAACGCCGCAAAGCAGCGGAAGCCCTGCGTAAACTTCGCAAGTTCAACCGGATGAGAAGTCGGGTTTGA
- a CDS encoding D-alanine--D-alanine ligase family protein: MAKIRLALIAGGTSDEREVSLRGAAGVEQALDPDKYEVVRYDPATDLAKIAADAAHIDVAFLLLHGVHGEDGTIQGFLDLLGIPYQGAGVLGSALAMDKHLAKTMYKLHGLPVAPWVMVEAGDLADTRRIVTEVGLPCVVKPVRQGSSIGMSIVREKEQLPAALRLALRHDNEVMVEAYIKGRELTAGVLGNAELTALPLIEIIPDARYEFFDYEAKYQPGASKEICPAPVSDEVRQKAQAYAMEAHRSLQLRGYSRTDMILAGDELYLLETNTIPGMTPTSLLPQAAAEAGIPFAALLDRLVALALEKPARLAG, from the coding sequence ATGGCGAAGATTCGATTGGCACTGATTGCCGGCGGAACATCAGATGAACGGGAGGTGTCGCTGCGCGGCGCAGCCGGAGTGGAACAGGCGCTCGATCCCGACAAATACGAAGTGGTGCGCTACGACCCGGCGACCGATCTGGCCAAGATCGCGGCCGACGCCGCGCACATTGATGTGGCCTTTCTGCTCCTGCATGGCGTGCATGGCGAGGATGGGACCATCCAGGGGTTTCTCGATCTGCTCGGCATTCCCTATCAGGGGGCCGGGGTGCTCGGCAGCGCCCTGGCCATGGACAAGCATCTGGCCAAGACCATGTACAAGCTCCATGGTCTGCCGGTGGCGCCGTGGGTGATGGTGGAAGCGGGCGATCTCGCCGACACCCGTCGGATCGTCACCGAGGTGGGACTGCCCTGCGTGGTCAAGCCGGTGCGCCAGGGTTCGTCCATCGGCATGTCGATCGTGCGCGAGAAGGAACAGCTGCCAGCGGCCCTCCGTCTGGCCCTGCGCCACGACAACGAGGTCATGGTCGAGGCCTACATCAAGGGTCGGGAACTGACCGCCGGAGTGCTGGGCAACGCCGAGCTGACCGCCCTGCCGCTGATCGAGATCATCCCCGACGCCCGCTACGAGTTTTTCGATTACGAGGCCAAGTATCAGCCCGGCGCGAGCAAGGAGATTTGTCCGGCTCCGGTGAGCGACGAGGTGCGGCAAAAAGCCCAGGCCTATGCCATGGAGGCCCACCGCAGTCTGCAACTACGCGGCTACAGCCGCACCGACATGATCCTTGCCGGTGACGAATTGTATCTTTTGGAAACCAATACCATTCCGGGCATGACTCCCACGAGCCTGCTGCCCCAGGCAGCCGCCGAGGCGGGTATTCCCTTCGCCGCCCTGCTCGACCGGCTGGTTGCTCTGGCCTTGGAAAAACCGGCCCGCCTGGCGGGTTGA
- the serS gene encoding serine--tRNA ligase, translated as MLELRFVRENLDLVRSKSLLRGVDPQLIDRFAETDRRRLATLAEVEGLKNQRNTVSKTIAGFKQSGRNDEAEPLIVEMRAVSDRIKELDVVLAGIEEELQDIVMSIPNLCDDSVPQGRDEQDNIEIKRWGEIPTFAFPPRPHWEIGEQLGILDFDTASRLAGARFSLLKGFGSRLSRALVNFFLDLHTQRHGYTEVLPPFMVNSKAMTGTGQLPKFKEDLFKLEGWDLWLIPTAEVPVTNIHAGETIDGAELPLKYTAYTPCFRSEAGSYGKDTRGLIRQHQFEKVELVKFTAPETSWEELESLLADAEAALQLLELPYRVITLCTGDLGFSAAKTYDIEVWLPGQNCYREISSCSNFLDFQARRAGIRYRAKGEKKSRLVHTLNGSGLAVGRTLLAILENYQQADGTVRLPSVLEPYFNTRF; from the coding sequence ATGCTTGAATTACGTTTTGTCAGGGAAAACCTGGACCTGGTCCGATCGAAAAGCCTCCTGCGCGGAGTTGACCCCCAACTCATCGACCGCTTTGCCGAAACCGACAGGCGAAGATTAGCCACCTTGGCCGAGGTCGAGGGGCTGAAAAATCAGCGCAACACGGTTTCTAAAACCATTGCCGGTTTCAAGCAGTCGGGCCGCAATGACGAGGCGGAACCGCTGATTGTCGAGATGCGGGCGGTGTCCGATCGAATCAAGGAACTGGATGTCGTCCTTGCCGGAATTGAGGAGGAATTGCAGGATATTGTCATGTCCATCCCCAACCTGTGCGACGATTCGGTGCCTCAGGGACGGGACGAACAGGACAACATCGAGATCAAACGGTGGGGCGAGATTCCCACGTTTGCCTTTCCGCCGCGGCCGCATTGGGAGATTGGCGAGCAACTCGGCATCCTCGACTTTGACACCGCTTCCCGCCTTGCCGGAGCCCGCTTTTCCCTGCTCAAGGGCTTCGGCTCCCGTCTGTCGCGGGCCCTGGTCAATTTCTTCCTTGATCTCCATACCCAACGCCACGGCTATACCGAGGTGCTGCCGCCGTTCATGGTCAATTCCAAAGCCATGACCGGCACCGGCCAGCTGCCCAAGTTCAAGGAAGACCTGTTCAAACTCGAAGGTTGGGATCTGTGGTTGATTCCCACCGCCGAGGTCCCGGTGACCAACATTCACGCCGGCGAAACCATCGACGGCGCGGAGCTGCCGCTGAAGTACACCGCCTACACCCCCTGTTTTCGCTCCGAGGCCGGTTCCTACGGCAAGGACACCCGGGGACTCATCCGCCAGCACCAGTTCGAAAAGGTCGAGCTGGTCAAATTCACCGCCCCGGAAACCTCCTGGGAGGAGTTGGAAAGCTTGCTGGCCGATGCCGAGGCGGCGCTGCAACTGCTGGAGCTGCCCTACCGGGTGATCACCCTTTGTACCGGCGACCTGGGCTTCTCCGCGGCCAAGACCTACGACATCGAGGTTTGGCTGCCGGGGCAGAACTGTTACCGCGAAATTTCTTCCTGCTCCAACTTCCTTGATTTCCAGGCGCGGCGGGCGGGCATCCGCTACCGGGCCAAGGGCGAAAAAAAGAGTCGCCTGGTCCACACCCTCAATGGCTCGGGCCTGGCGGTGGGCCGCACCCTGCTGGCCATTCTCGAGAACTACCAGCAGGCCGACGGCACGGTCCGCCTGCCTTCGGTGCTGGAACCCTACTTCAACACCCGCTTCTAA
- the tatC gene encoding twin-arginine translocase subunit TatC: protein MAEPLKSFALFLLELRSSLKILGISIAAVTLPAFFLAGRLLAVFQEHLGEKLYFFSVAGPFLAHVKLGFFAALYVLMPLCMHVLWKAAGKPFGVTGTKLLWFVIATCILFYSGTVFCYMVTLPFGIQFLLSFQSQDLQAVISISRFVNFVTLFILGFGLVFELPVFMIFSAQVGAISRAAFARNRRYAVLVIAILAALLTPTPDLVNMGLMGLPLYLLYESGILLIGWLGLDKGGTGASGARPPALPQ from the coding sequence ATGGCCGAGCCGCTCAAATCGTTTGCCCTCTTTCTGCTTGAACTCCGCAGTTCATTGAAAATACTTGGAATATCTATCGCGGCCGTCACTTTGCCAGCCTTTTTCCTTGCCGGACGCCTGCTCGCTGTCTTTCAGGAGCATCTCGGGGAGAAGCTCTATTTTTTTTCCGTGGCCGGCCCTTTCCTGGCCCATGTCAAACTGGGCTTTTTTGCCGCCCTCTATGTCCTCATGCCGCTGTGCATGCATGTCCTGTGGAAGGCGGCCGGCAAACCGTTCGGCGTCACCGGCACGAAACTCCTATGGTTCGTCATCGCCACCTGTATCCTTTTTTACAGCGGCACTGTTTTCTGTTATATGGTGACCCTGCCCTTTGGCATTCAGTTTTTGCTCAGCTTTCAGTCGCAGGACCTGCAGGCGGTCATTTCCATCAGCCGTTTCGTCAACTTCGTGACCCTGTTCATCCTGGGATTTGGCCTGGTATTTGAACTGCCGGTGTTCATGATCTTCAGCGCCCAGGTGGGAGCGATTTCCCGAGCCGCCTTTGCCCGCAACCGTCGTTATGCGGTGCTGGTGATCGCCATCCTCGCGGCCCTGCTCACGCCCACGCCGGATCTGGTCAACATGGGCTTGATGGGGCTGCCGCTCTATCTGCTGTATGAATCGGGGATCTTGCTGATCGGCTGGCTTGGGCTGGACAAGGGCGGTACCGGCGCAAGCGGGGCTCGTCCGCCCGCCCTGCCTCAATGA
- a CDS encoding FtsB family cell division protein, whose amino-acid sequence MAIRNKEDDKRHDRRILWILGAVVVFFSLLWILFAPGRGFFHYRKLQQEIVTLTQENARLEAKNIELSEDIKRLQSDDTYLEEVARKKHGLLKKNETVYEFETPKKKQ is encoded by the coding sequence ATGGCAATACGTAACAAAGAGGACGACAAGCGGCACGACAGACGGATACTGTGGATTCTAGGCGCGGTGGTGGTATTTTTTTCCCTGCTGTGGATACTGTTCGCTCCAGGACGCGGTTTTTTCCATTACCGCAAGCTGCAACAGGAAATCGTCACCCTGACCCAGGAAAATGCCCGACTCGAGGCCAAGAACATAGAACTTTCCGAGGATATCAAGCGGTTGCAATCAGACGACACCTACCTGGAAGAGGTGGCGCGCAAAAAGCACGGTCTGCTGAAAAAAAATGAAACGGTTTATGAGTTCGAGACGCCGAAAAAAAAGCAATGA
- a CDS encoding uracil-DNA glycosylase — MSVPGGRADPSEITRQPQGGDVPSEETATDRHGTPDRAALLALGEGVRTLLRLHQQMGISHYPLTPGLGTFVRAKQARPNEQKKRMRPPAPTAAPVGKKTAPAATATAGQPPPTESDRLSVLRRDIEVCRLCPLAADRWGVVFAAGTAPARLLVIGGHSRQEGEYSPTILFGGQEDVMLWNMMRAIGLGSGDIVVTNAIKCCPKADLPPESLHACTVHLRREIALVQPRVILAMGEEAAHAVLGTGEPISRLRGRFHAARQDDANGVPIPVMVTFHPRFLLAQPAMKQAAWQDLQMIQRRLSTDVQEEGTGRT; from the coding sequence ATGTCGGTGCCCGGCGGCCGCGCCGATCCGAGCGAGATCACGCGCCAGCCACAGGGAGGGGATGTGCCCTCTGAAGAAACCGCAACCGACCGTCACGGCACGCCCGACCGCGCCGCCCTCCTGGCCTTGGGAGAGGGGGTGCGCACCTTGCTGCGGCTGCATCAGCAGATGGGCATCAGCCATTACCCGCTGACACCCGGCTTGGGGACGTTTGTCCGCGCCAAACAGGCGCGGCCCAACGAGCAGAAAAAGCGCATGCGGCCACCAGCGCCGACCGCAGCCCCGGTGGGCAAGAAAACGGCACCCGCCGCCACGGCGACGGCAGGCCAACCGCCGCCAACAGAAAGCGACCGACTCTCGGTGTTGCGGCGTGACATCGAAGTCTGCCGCCTCTGCCCGCTCGCCGCTGACCGGTGGGGCGTAGTGTTTGCCGCCGGCACCGCCCCTGCCCGCCTGCTGGTTATCGGCGGCCATTCGCGGCAAGAGGGGGAATATTCTCCGACCATCCTCTTTGGCGGCCAGGAGGATGTGATGTTGTGGAACATGATGCGCGCGATCGGCCTGGGTAGCGGCGATATCGTTGTGACCAATGCCATCAAATGCTGCCCCAAAGCCGACCTGCCGCCGGAGAGTCTCCACGCCTGCACCGTTCACCTGCGCCGGGAAATAGCCCTGGTGCAGCCACGGGTCATCCTGGCCATGGGCGAGGAGGCGGCGCACGCCGTGCTCGGGACCGGCGAGCCGATCTCCCGCCTGCGCGGCCGGTTCCACGCTGCCCGCCAGGACGACGCCAATGGCGTTCCCATCCCGGTCATGGTCACTTTCCATCCCCGCTTTCTCCTCGCGCAGCCGGCGATGAAACAAGCCGCCTGGCAGGATCTGCAGATGATCCAGCGGCGTCTGTCCACAGACGTCCAGGAGGAGGGCACCGGCCGCACATAG
- the upp gene encoding uracil phosphoribosyltransferase, producing MAVHEISHPLVRHKLGLLREKNISTKDFRDLASEVGMLLAYEATRNLPTEKVTIDTWSGPTTVDRIKGKKITIVPILRAGLGMMDGVLKALPNAKVSVVGLYRDEQTLQPVTYFKKLVKDIDQRQALILDPMLATGGTLVATIDMLKQAGCRDIIGIFLVAAPEGIDRLRASHPEVDIYVAAVDERLNADGYILPGLGDAGDKIFGTK from the coding sequence ATGGCTGTTCATGAAATTTCTCATCCGCTGGTTCGTCACAAACTGGGCCTTCTGCGCGAGAAAAATATATCCACCAAGGATTTCCGCGATCTGGCCTCCGAGGTCGGCATGCTGCTTGCTTACGAGGCCACCCGCAACCTGCCCACGGAAAAAGTGACCATTGATACCTGGTCGGGGCCGACCACCGTGGACCGCATCAAGGGCAAGAAGATCACCATCGTTCCCATTCTCCGCGCCGGCTTGGGCATGATGGACGGGGTGCTCAAGGCCCTGCCCAACGCCAAGGTATCCGTGGTCGGCCTGTATCGTGACGAACAGACGCTGCAGCCGGTGACCTATTTTAAAAAACTGGTCAAGGACATCGACCAGCGCCAAGCCTTGATCCTGGACCCCATGCTGGCCACCGGCGGTACCCTGGTGGCGACCATCGACATGCTCAAACAGGCTGGCTGCCGGGATATCATCGGCATCTTCCTGGTGGCAGCACCCGAAGGGATCGACAGGCTCCGGGCCAGCCACCCGGAGGTTGACATTTATGTGGCCGCGGTGGATGAACGCTTGAATGCCGATGGCTATATCCTGCCGGGTCTGGGCGATGCCGGCGACAAGATCTTCGGCACCAAATAG
- a CDS encoding DNA integrity scanning protein DisA nucleotide-binding domain protein encodes MIEQAPYSFLRRCISDLLNGLSDGLTHFSGASRAAVIFALRPDSPMLVCDPQNLLKGHEPIFKSLYVDSQKWRANDLVSQDRKRFADIIPIKNLGLAGLLSNGGYSGSVFFQQWFTEHHPDLCSTGPTECWLEHAVWRFSHDLANDQDLYTGISGYFLKEYATHAVRDYIIDQMNLLLGWDSPVRIYPVLDAILLISETREEGSYPEGRLLVVDPDMLDRLDFLVKFQESVRPQLVNSKHVRKLLLTVERSGRHLVSDGRAILGICGDSLPPFSVCADFRGRHGFLKINRNKVCSFADGRFSSTTYQAKLVHLEELLLETDLDRSVSYFLLKIVVSLVHHSQQRKHGCTVVLDLNAQPVAISGQTLAPPLDLRKPYMLKMAKSLAKVDGALHIGADMHLHGFACLLDGRTFPGEDLARGARYNSALRFTAEHANIIVVVVSSDRPVSVIHQGVDVHGVCTWNRKDGCVYNLDRLDYWVGL; translated from the coding sequence ATGATTGAGCAGGCGCCCTACTCCTTCCTTCGTCGTTGTATCAGTGACCTTCTCAACGGTCTGAGCGATGGGTTGACCCATTTTTCCGGCGCCAGCCGAGCCGCGGTCATCTTTGCCTTGCGACCCGACAGCCCCATGCTGGTGTGCGATCCACAAAATCTCCTCAAAGGCCATGAACCGATCTTCAAGAGCCTCTATGTGGACAGCCAGAAATGGCGGGCCAACGACTTGGTTTCCCAGGATCGCAAGCGGTTCGCCGACATCATTCCGATCAAGAATTTGGGACTGGCTGGCCTGCTCTCCAACGGCGGCTATTCCGGCTCGGTCTTTTTTCAGCAATGGTTCACCGAGCACCACCCTGATCTCTGTTCCACCGGCCCGACCGAATGCTGGCTGGAGCACGCGGTGTGGCGGTTCTCTCACGACCTGGCCAACGATCAGGATTTGTACACCGGCATTTCCGGCTATTTCCTCAAGGAATACGCCACCCACGCGGTGCGCGACTATATCATTGATCAGATGAATCTGCTGCTCGGCTGGGACAGCCCGGTGCGCATTTATCCAGTGCTCGACGCGATCCTGTTGATTTCCGAAACCCGGGAGGAGGGGTCCTATCCCGAGGGCAGGTTGCTGGTGGTCGATCCCGACATGCTCGACCGACTTGATTTCCTGGTCAAATTTCAGGAAAGCGTCCGGCCCCAGCTGGTGAACAGCAAGCATGTGCGCAAACTGCTGCTCACCGTCGAGCGCTCGGGTCGCCACTTGGTCAGTGACGGCCGGGCCATCCTCGGCATCTGCGGCGATAGCCTGCCGCCCTTTTCCGTCTGCGCCGATTTCCGTGGCCGGCACGGCTTTCTGAAGATCAACCGTAACAAGGTGTGCAGTTTTGCCGATGGCCGGTTCAGTTCCACCACCTATCAGGCCAAGCTGGTCCATCTGGAAGAGTTGTTGCTTGAAACCGACCTGGACCGGTCGGTCAGCTATTTCCTGCTCAAGATCGTGGTCAGCCTGGTGCATCATTCCCAGCAACGCAAACACGGCTGCACGGTGGTCCTCGATCTCAACGCCCAGCCGGTGGCCATTTCCGGGCAGACCCTGGCGCCGCCGCTTGACCTGCGCAAGCCCTACATGCTGAAGATGGCCAAATCCCTGGCCAAGGTGGACGGAGCGCTGCATATCGGCGCGGACATGCACCTGCACGGCTTTGCCTGCCTGCTCGACGGCCGGACTTTCCCCGGAGAGGACCTGGCCAGGGGGGCACGCTACAACTCCGCCCTGCGCTTCACCGCCGAGCACGCCAACATCATCGTCGTGGTGGTTTCCTCGGACCGGCCGGTTTCAGTGATCCATCAAGGAGTCGATGTGCACGGCGTCTGCACCTGGAATCGAAAGGACGGGTGCGTGTACAACCTGGACCGGCTCGACTACTGGGTCGGCCTGTAA